One Streptomyces hundungensis DNA segment encodes these proteins:
- a CDS encoding DUF5995 family protein has product MTQTAWSETGHLAHTHRFAAPLDPVVRRMRALRADLPPRDGIAVFNRVYLTVTEEISRLLAHGAFADPRAAATLDVLFAGRYLAAVEGTSFGRRPPDCWRPLFQYRRHPGVRPLQFALAGINAHIGHDLTLAVVDSCRALECEPAFLERDFDRVGDTLTLLEERIREELMPGPDLFQVADPMTHLLASWSLERARDASWSAAKVLWQLRELPSLAREFTERLDAGVGLVTRCLLTPLAASAHASARPAWEDDHW; this is encoded by the coding sequence ATGACGCAGACCGCATGGAGCGAGACCGGACACCTTGCGCACACCCATCGGTTCGCCGCGCCGCTGGACCCGGTGGTCCGGCGGATGCGGGCCCTGCGGGCCGATCTGCCGCCCCGGGACGGCATCGCGGTCTTCAACCGCGTCTATCTGACAGTGACCGAGGAGATCTCCCGGCTCCTCGCGCACGGCGCCTTCGCCGACCCGCGGGCCGCGGCCACCCTGGACGTGCTCTTCGCCGGGCGCTACCTCGCGGCCGTGGAGGGCACGTCCTTCGGCCGTCGGCCACCGGACTGCTGGCGGCCGCTGTTCCAGTACCGGCGCCATCCGGGGGTGCGGCCCCTCCAGTTCGCCCTGGCCGGGATCAACGCGCACATCGGGCACGACCTGACGCTCGCGGTGGTCGACAGCTGCCGAGCCCTGGAGTGCGAACCGGCTTTTCTGGAGCGGGACTTCGACCGCGTCGGCGACACCCTGACGCTGCTGGAGGAACGCATCCGCGAGGAACTCATGCCCGGGCCCGACCTGTTCCAGGTGGCCGACCCCATGACCCATCTCCTTGCGTCCTGGAGCCTGGAGCGGGCGCGGGACGCCTCCTGGTCGGCGGCGAAGGTGCTGTGGCAACTGCGCGAACTCCCCTCCCTGGCCCGGGAGTTCACCGAACGCCTGGACGCGGGCGTGGGGCTTGTGACCCGGTGCCTGCTGACGCCGCTCGCGGCCTCGGCGCACGCTTCGGCCCGTCCGGCGTGGGAGGACGACCACTGGTGA
- a CDS encoding uracil-xanthine permease family protein: protein MRLGVRWTLHGDGRTPAPGAVVRPDERLSWPRTIGLGAQHVVAMFGASFVAPVLMGLDPNLAIMMSGIATVIFLLATKGRVPSYLGCSLSFVGVAAAIRATGGTSATVTGAVFVVGVVLFFAGLAVQRFGARIIHAAMPPIVTGAVVMLIGFNLAPVTAATYWPQDQWTALMVMLFTGLAVVCLRGFWSRVAIFLGLIFGYGVSWLLDRVFGKIHSVHGGTEAVDHWRLDLSGFAKADWIGLPSFHAPSFEWSAILVALPVVIALIAENAGHVKAVGEMTGADLDDKLGTAIAADGAASMLSTAVGGPPNTTYSENIGVMAATRVYSTAAYWAAAGFALLFGVCPKFGAVVAAIPGGVLGGITVILYGMIGLLGAQIWINAKVDLRNPLNLVPAAAGIIIGIGNVTLKFSENFQLSGIALGTIVVITGYHVLRAFAPAHLKEQEPLLDSGTSSYEKDQA, encoded by the coding sequence ATGCGTCTCGGCGTGCGCTGGACCCTGCACGGCGACGGGCGGACCCCCGCTCCCGGAGCCGTCGTACGCCCCGACGAACGGCTCTCCTGGCCGCGCACGATCGGGCTCGGCGCCCAGCACGTAGTCGCGATGTTCGGCGCCTCGTTCGTCGCCCCGGTCCTGATGGGCCTCGACCCCAACCTCGCGATCATGATGTCCGGCATCGCGACGGTCATCTTCCTGCTCGCCACCAAGGGCCGGGTGCCCAGCTACCTCGGCTGTTCGCTCTCCTTCGTCGGCGTCGCCGCCGCCATCCGGGCCACCGGAGGCACCAGCGCCACCGTGACCGGCGCGGTCTTCGTGGTGGGCGTGGTGCTCTTCTTCGCGGGCCTCGCGGTGCAGCGGTTCGGCGCGCGGATCATCCACGCCGCGATGCCGCCCATCGTCACGGGCGCCGTCGTCATGCTGATCGGCTTCAACCTGGCGCCGGTGACCGCCGCCACGTACTGGCCCCAGGACCAGTGGACGGCGTTGATGGTGATGCTGTTCACCGGTCTGGCCGTGGTGTGTCTGCGTGGTTTCTGGTCCCGTGTCGCGATCTTTCTCGGGCTGATCTTCGGATACGGCGTCTCCTGGCTCCTGGACCGCGTCTTCGGGAAGATCCACTCGGTGCACGGCGGCACGGAGGCCGTCGACCACTGGCGCCTGGACCTGTCGGGCTTCGCCAAGGCCGACTGGATCGGACTGCCGAGCTTCCACGCGCCCAGCTTCGAATGGTCGGCGATCCTCGTCGCGCTGCCCGTCGTCATCGCCCTGATCGCGGAGAACGCGGGCCACGTCAAGGCCGTCGGCGAGATGACCGGCGCCGACCTCGACGACAAGCTGGGCACCGCCATCGCCGCCGACGGCGCCGCCTCCATGCTCTCCACGGCCGTCGGCGGCCCGCCGAACACCACGTACTCCGAGAACATCGGCGTCATGGCCGCCACCCGCGTCTACTCCACGGCCGCCTACTGGGCCGCCGCCGGATTCGCGCTGCTCTTCGGCGTGTGCCCCAAGTTCGGCGCGGTCGTCGCGGCGATCCCGGGCGGTGTGCTCGGCGGCATCACCGTCATCCTGTACGGCATGATCGGCCTGCTCGGCGCCCAGATCTGGATCAACGCCAAGGTCGATCTGCGCAACCCGCTGAACCTGGTGCCGGCCGCCGCGGGCATCATCATCGGCATCGGCAACGTGACCCTGAAGTTCAGCGAGAACTTCCAGCTCAGCGGCATCGCCCTCGGCACGATCGTGGTGATCACCGGCTATCACGTGCTGCGCGCCTTCGCGCCGGCCCACCTCAAGGAGCAGGAGCCGCTGCTCGATTCGGGCACCTCGTCCTACGAGAAGGACCAGGCCTGA
- a CDS encoding alginate lyase family protein: MSGRPRRGLVAVLSLAVAIASALVPATSYAAPATAKAPRTVVLDGRRLQDTKRRLDHGDPQLRAALSQLTATADGWLGQGPWTVVDKPKPAPGGDVHDYLSQAPYWWPSQPKTAANPWGCPYVQKDGQRNPEVDTGTDRPDLGKVFNSVTSLSLAWYYTGRRQYAEHASAILRTWFLDPATRMNPNLDHGQFIPCTYDGRAIGIIDFSQQYSSVLDAIAVLDTGAPGWSAGDSSAMLAWNKAFLDWEVNSAFGKEESAAANNHGTFQDLQIAALALATGDRGLARRTVLGAEKLRIDPQIAADGSQPQELSRTRSWHYSTFDLVAYTRLAAIGNQVGVHLWTYRGPQGQSLFEAVRYVLPAATAAAAWTHPELEFHRYAASDVVHAAADAGDRAAKAAVPRLQAPPGGDLWALRPAAEQLDSIAG; encoded by the coding sequence ATGAGTGGACGACCCCGGCGCGGGCTCGTCGCCGTGCTGTCCCTCGCGGTGGCGATCGCCTCCGCGCTCGTACCCGCGACCTCGTACGCCGCCCCGGCCACCGCCAAGGCCCCCCGCACCGTGGTCCTCGACGGCAGGCGGCTCCAGGACACCAAGCGGCGCCTCGACCACGGCGATCCCCAACTGCGGGCAGCGCTGAGCCAGTTGACGGCCACCGCCGACGGATGGCTCGGCCAGGGGCCCTGGACCGTGGTCGACAAACCGAAGCCCGCCCCGGGCGGCGACGTGCACGACTACCTCAGCCAGGCGCCGTACTGGTGGCCTTCGCAGCCGAAGACCGCAGCCAACCCCTGGGGCTGTCCCTACGTCCAGAAGGACGGGCAGCGCAATCCCGAGGTCGACACCGGCACCGACCGGCCCGATCTCGGCAAGGTGTTCAACTCGGTCACCAGCCTGAGCCTGGCCTGGTACTACACGGGCAGGAGGCAGTACGCCGAGCACGCCTCCGCCATCCTGCGCACCTGGTTCCTGGACCCTGCCACGCGAATGAACCCGAACCTGGACCACGGCCAGTTCATCCCCTGCACGTACGACGGCCGGGCCATCGGCATCATCGACTTCTCCCAGCAGTACTCCAGCGTCCTCGACGCGATCGCCGTGCTCGACACCGGGGCGCCCGGCTGGTCGGCCGGCGACAGCTCCGCCATGCTCGCCTGGAACAAGGCGTTCCTGGACTGGGAGGTCAACTCGGCGTTCGGCAAGGAGGAGTCGGCGGCCGCGAACAACCACGGCACCTTCCAGGACCTCCAGATCGCCGCCCTCGCCCTGGCCACCGGCGACCGGGGCCTGGCCCGCAGGACCGTGCTCGGCGCCGAGAAGCTGCGCATCGACCCGCAGATCGCGGCCGACGGCAGCCAGCCGCAGGAGCTGTCCAGGACCCGCAGCTGGCACTACTCGACCTTCGACCTCGTCGCCTACACCCGGCTCGCGGCCATCGGGAACCAGGTCGGCGTCCACCTCTGGACCTATCGAGGGCCGCAGGGGCAGAGCCTGTTCGAGGCCGTCCGCTATGTGCTGCCCGCCGCCACGGCAGCGGCCGCCTGGACCCATCCGGAGCTGGAGTTCCATCGGTACGCGGCGAGCGATGTCGTCCATGCCGCCGCCGACGCGGGGGACCGGGCGGCGAAGGCGGCCGTTCCTCGGCTCCAGGCGCCGCCCGGCGGCGACCTGTGGGCCCTGCGTCCGGCGGCCGAACAGCTCGACTCCATCGCCGGCTGA
- a CDS encoding MFS transporter has product MAAELALEQRQLRRARIAVAAVFCVHGAVTGNFATRVPWIQEHAGVSAGQLGLALAFPAIGSSLLMPLTGAISHRFGARGALRVLLALWTLALALPALAPNVYTLCAVLFAYGASAGMADVAMNALGVETENRLGRSIMSSLHGMWSVGALIGSAAGTLAAHLGADARLHHAIAAGVLTLLGLVACQGVLDLRSAPGEAPPPRFALPPRSALLIGLVGFCAVFAEGASLDWSAVYLRDVLDTSAGTAAACTTAFTLTMAVARLAGDKGVDRFGAVRTVRAGGVLATLGGVLVVIAPGAAVAMAGFALLGLGVAVVVPLAFAAAGRSGPNPSQAIAGVATITYTSGLVAPSAIGTIADLTSLVVSFGLVTVLALGLVVGARVLRTGPGPQEKAAPAPARQT; this is encoded by the coding sequence ATGGCAGCCGAACTGGCTCTGGAGCAACGGCAGTTGAGGCGGGCGCGGATCGCGGTCGCCGCGGTGTTCTGTGTGCACGGGGCGGTGACCGGCAACTTCGCCACCCGGGTCCCCTGGATCCAGGAGCACGCCGGGGTCTCGGCGGGGCAGCTCGGGCTGGCCCTCGCCTTCCCGGCGATCGGCTCGTCCCTGCTGATGCCGCTGACCGGGGCGATCAGCCATCGGTTCGGCGCGCGCGGCGCGCTGCGCGTACTGCTCGCCCTGTGGACGCTGGCCCTGGCGCTGCCGGCGCTCGCCCCGAACGTCTACACCCTGTGCGCGGTGCTCTTCGCCTACGGCGCGAGCGCCGGCATGGCGGACGTGGCGATGAACGCGCTGGGCGTGGAGACCGAGAACCGGCTCGGTCGCTCGATCATGTCCTCGCTGCACGGCATGTGGAGCGTGGGTGCGCTCATCGGCTCGGCGGCGGGCACCCTGGCCGCACACCTCGGGGCTGACGCCCGGCTGCACCACGCGATCGCGGCCGGCGTGCTGACCCTGCTCGGCCTCGTCGCCTGTCAGGGCGTACTCGATCTGCGCAGCGCCCCCGGTGAGGCGCCGCCGCCCCGGTTCGCGCTGCCGCCCAGGTCGGCGCTGCTCATCGGCCTGGTGGGGTTCTGCGCGGTGTTCGCGGAGGGCGCGAGCCTGGACTGGTCGGCGGTCTATCTGCGCGATGTGCTCGACACCTCGGCCGGTACGGCGGCGGCCTGCACCACGGCGTTCACGCTGACGATGGCGGTGGCCCGGCTCGCCGGCGACAAGGGCGTGGACCGCTTCGGTGCCGTACGCACGGTCCGCGCCGGCGGGGTCCTCGCCACCCTGGGCGGGGTGCTCGTGGTGATCGCGCCGGGTGCCGCCGTGGCGATGGCGGGGTTCGCTCTGCTGGGTCTGGGCGTGGCGGTCGTGGTGCCGCTCGCGTTCGCGGCGGCGGGCCGCAGCGGACCCAACCCGAGCCAGGCCATCGCGGGCGTCGCGACCATCACCTACACCTCGGGCCTGGTCGCGCCGTCCGCGATCGGCACCATCGCCGACCTCACCTCCCTGGTGGTGTCGTTCGGCCTGGTCACCGTGTTGGCGCTCGGCCTGGTGGTGGGGGCGCGGGTGCTGCGGACGGGCCCCGGCCCCCAGGAGAAGGCGGCCCCGGCGCCGGCCCGTCAAACCTGA
- a CDS encoding ROK family transcriptional regulator, whose protein sequence is MPASPSTARAINDRLALRLLQDEGPLTAGQLKTLTGLSRPTVADLVERLQGSGLVHVVGESGAERRGPNARLYALVADRAHLAALDVRTHGVCLVVADLLGQTLAEATLPVEPDAGTGPAVEQVVALLERTAKEAGAERLHSVAVGAPGLIDPASGELRDTSGLPAWHRELVRVLAQRLPAAVLVENETNLAAVAEQRLGAARGQDTFVLMWLGQGIGAAVVLDGEVRRGASGGAGEIGFMPVPGTSGLPSATGCDGGFHELAHAGAVARLAAEYGRPGGAEEAVRDADGPFLDALAERLAIGAASVVAVLDPGLIVLGGELGHAGGQLLASRVRRALSALTPLATEVRPSALGDGAVLSGALLTARDAAQDELFGPKA, encoded by the coding sequence ATGCCCGCATCCCCGAGCACCGCCCGGGCCATCAACGACCGGCTCGCCCTGCGCCTGTTGCAGGACGAGGGGCCGTTGACGGCAGGCCAGTTGAAGACCCTCACCGGGCTCTCCCGGCCCACCGTCGCCGACCTCGTCGAGCGCCTCCAGGGCTCCGGCCTGGTCCATGTCGTGGGGGAGTCGGGCGCCGAGCGGCGCGGTCCCAACGCGCGTCTGTACGCCCTCGTCGCCGACCGTGCGCACCTCGCCGCCCTGGACGTGCGCACCCACGGCGTCTGTCTGGTCGTCGCCGATCTGCTGGGACAAACCCTGGCCGAGGCGACGCTGCCCGTCGAGCCGGACGCCGGGACCGGCCCCGCCGTGGAGCAGGTCGTCGCCCTGCTCGAGCGCACCGCGAAGGAGGCGGGCGCCGAGCGGCTGCACAGCGTGGCGGTCGGCGCCCCCGGCCTCATCGACCCGGCGAGCGGGGAGCTGCGCGACACCAGCGGGCTGCCCGCCTGGCACCGTGAGCTCGTCCGCGTCCTGGCCCAGCGGCTGCCGGCCGCCGTACTCGTCGAGAACGAGACCAATCTGGCCGCCGTGGCCGAGCAGCGGCTCGGCGCGGCCCGCGGGCAGGACACCTTCGTGCTGATGTGGCTGGGTCAGGGCATCGGCGCGGCCGTCGTCCTGGACGGCGAAGTGCGCAGGGGTGCCTCGGGCGGCGCGGGCGAGATCGGCTTCATGCCGGTGCCGGGCACCAGCGGGCTGCCCTCCGCGACCGGCTGCGACGGCGGCTTCCACGAGCTGGCGCACGCGGGCGCGGTGGCCCGCCTCGCCGCCGAGTACGGGAGGCCTGGTGGCGCCGAGGAGGCCGTCCGCGACGCCGACGGGCCCTTCCTCGACGCGCTGGCCGAGCGGCTCGCGATCGGGGCCGCGAGCGTGGTCGCGGTGCTCGACCCCGGTCTGATCGTGCTCGGCGGTGAACTCGGCCACGCGGGTGGCCAGTTGCTGGCGTCCCGGGTACGGCGCGCCCTGTCCGCCCTCACGCCGCTCGCCACGGAGGTCCGGCCGAGCGCGCTCGGCGACGGCGCGGTCCTGAGCGGCGCGCTGCTCACCGCGCGGGACGCCGCCCAGGACGAACTCTTCGGACCGAAGGCCTGA